One Setaria viridis chromosome 7, Setaria_viridis_v4.0, whole genome shotgun sequence genomic region harbors:
- the LOC117863212 gene encoding chalcone synthase 1 produces MAAKVTVEEVRKAQRAEGPASVLAIGTVTPPNCVYQADYADYYFRVTKSEHMTELKEKFKRICRKSMIQKRYMHLTEDILLENPNMASYSAPSLNARQDILVEEVPKLGAAAAEKALKEWGQPRSQITHIIFCTTSGVDMPGADSRIIKLLGLDPSVKRVMLYHQGCFAGGMVLRIAKDLAENNRGARVLIVCSEITVVTFRGPSEAHLDSLVGQALFGDGAAAVIVGADPDEHVERPLFQMVSASETILPNSDGAIEGHLREVGLTFHLQERVPELISSNIERLLEESFKPLGISDWNSIFWVAHPGGPAILNAVESKAGIDKARLRATRQVLSEYGNMSSACVLFILDEMRKFSAEDGRATTGEGMDWGVLFGFGPGLTVETVVLHSVPITTGHAA; encoded by the exons ATGGCGGCGAAGGTGAcggtggaggaggtgaggaAGGCGCAGCGCGCCGAGGGCCCGGCGTCCGTGCTGGCCATCGGGACGGTGACGCCGCCAAACTGCGTGTACCAGGCGGATTACGCGGACTACTATTTCCGGGTCACCAAGAGCGAGCACATGACCGAGCTCAAGGAGAAATTCAAGAGGATAT GCCGCAAGTCGATGATCCAGAAGCGCTACATGCACTTGACGGAGGACATCCTGCTGGAGAACCCCAACATGGCCTCATACTCTGCCCCATCCCTGAACGCACGCCAGGACATCCTGGTGGAGGAGGTACCCAAGCTGGGCGCCGCAGCGGCGGAGAAGGCGCTCAAAGAGTGGGGCCAGCCGCGTTCCCAGATCACGCACATCATCTTCTGCACCACCTCCGGCGTCGACATGCCCGGCGCCGACTCCCGGATCATCAAGCTCCTCGGCCTGGACCCCTCCGTGAAGCGGGTCATGCTCTACCACCAGGGCTGCTTCGCCGGCGGGATGGTGCTCCGGATCGCCAAGGACCTCGCCGAGAACAACCGCGGCGCCCGGGTGCTGATCGTGTGCTCGGAGATCACCGTGGTAACGTTCCGGGGCCCCTCCGAGGCTCACCTCGACTCGCTAGTCGGCCAGGCTCTgttcggcgacggcgcggctgcGGTGATAGTAGGCGCGGACCCCGACGAGCATGTGGAGCGGCCATTGTTTCAAATGGTATCAGCGTCGGAGACCATTCTGCCTAACTCGGACGGCGCCATTGAAGGTCACCTCCGTGAGGTTGGGCTCACCTTCCATCTCCAGGAAAGAGTCCCGGAGCTCATCTCCTCCAACATCGAGCGCCTGTTGGAGGAGTCCTTCAAGCCGCTCGGCATCTCCGATTGGAACTCCATCTTCTGGGTGGCGCACCCCGGCGGCCCGGCAATCCTGAACGCGGTGGAGTCCAAGGCTGGAATTGACAAGGCCAGGCTCCGCGCCACCCGCCAGGTCCTTTCTGAGTATGGCAACATGTCAAGCGCCTGCGTGCTCTTCATCCTCGACGAGATGCGGAAGTTCTCGGCCGAAGATGGACGAGCTACTACCGGTGAGGGCATGGACTGGGGTGTGCTCTTTGGCTTTGGTCCAGGCCTCACCGTCGAGACCGTCGTTCTCCACAGCGTCCCCATCACTACTGGGCATGCCGCATAA